From the genome of Triticum aestivum cultivar Chinese Spring chromosome 3B, IWGSC CS RefSeq v2.1, whole genome shotgun sequence, one region includes:
- the LOC123066923 gene encoding uncharacterized protein — MPPPALCATSAARLRLLLPSAPSALFLRAAAASAALAPAKQRLLFSTTATTAGMAAAAGAKASTQPAAAGGGVSERIMPHLLNIYGSCATARDFEMYAPNATFEDPLMRAHGVKQIKSAFYTMPKVFGESKIAEYTIKENTTGPGKSQILIDNKQHYKVFGKDVDLESLITLDVEDGKVVRHQDWWDKKPLKNRETVSFPLLGRLAQTSRRGAMLLTHVLMGFGKDPTP; from the exons ATGCCACCCCCTGCTCTCTGCGCCACCTCCGCCGCCCGACTGCGCCTGCTCCTGCCGTCCGCCCCGTCTGCGCTCTTCCTCCGCGCAGCCGCTGCTTCTGCCGCCCTCGCGCCGGCGAAGCAGAGGTTATTGTTCTCGACGACGGCGACGACAGCAGGCATGGCGGCGGCCGCGGGAGCGAAGGCGTCGacgcagccggcggcggcgggcgggggcgTGTCGGAGCGCATCATGCCGCATCTCCTCAACAT ATACGGATCATGCGCCACGGCGCGGGACTTCGAGATGTACGCGCCCAATGCCACATTCGAGGACCCGCTCATGCGCGCCCACGG CGTCAAGCAGATCAAATCAGCCTTCTACACCATGCCTAAG GTATTCGGTGAGTCCAAGATCGCAGAGTACACGATAAAGGAAAACACGACCGGACCGGGGAAATCCCAG ATACTGATCGACAACAAGCAGCACTACAAGGTCTTTGGCAAGGATGTCGACCTAGAGTCCCTCATCACACTCGACGTCGAGGATGGCAAGGTCGTCAGGCACCAGGACTG GTGGGACAAGAAGCCTCTCAAGAACAGGGAGACGGTGAGCTTCCCGCTGTTGGGACGGCTGGCGCAGACGAGCCGTCGGGGAGCCATGCTGCTCACCCATGTTCTCATGGGCTTCGGCAAGGACCCCACCCCGTGA